In a genomic window of Pedobacter sp. KBS0701:
- a CDS encoding RimK family alpha-L-glutamate ligase, translating into MNIALVTYLDKGAYDSTTVESEDDKLLNFLKEKGLNIEKVIWNDRDINWEDYSLAILKSPWDYFDLIEEFYHWLDHLEEKKVKLLNPIDVVRWNANKQYLREIEAAGLKITPGFFIQNQESVDLSYFFEKFNTNKLIVKPCVSGGAKNTFKVTADNVAEINQKLNLLIQDEDFIIQPFLPEILESGEWSFIFFNGVYSHSLIKQAKPGDFRVQPAHGGSVHPQTPGEELITTAQQYVNSFAKNCLYARVDGTFVNGEFLLMELELIEPFLFLNTDPQNYERYYQALLELM; encoded by the coding sequence TAACCTATCTGGATAAAGGAGCTTATGATAGCACTACCGTTGAAAGCGAGGATGATAAACTCTTAAATTTCCTTAAAGAAAAAGGACTGAATATTGAAAAAGTAATCTGGAACGATCGGGATATAAACTGGGAAGATTATTCGCTTGCCATTTTAAAATCTCCATGGGATTATTTTGACCTGATTGAAGAATTTTACCATTGGCTTGATCACCTGGAAGAAAAAAAGGTAAAATTGCTTAACCCCATTGATGTTGTGCGATGGAATGCAAACAAACAATATCTGCGAGAAATTGAAGCAGCAGGATTAAAAATCACACCTGGTTTCTTCATTCAAAATCAAGAAAGTGTAGATCTTAGCTATTTTTTTGAGAAATTCAATACCAATAAGTTAATTGTAAAACCTTGTGTAAGTGGTGGCGCAAAAAATACATTTAAGGTAACTGCAGATAATGTAGCCGAGATAAATCAAAAATTAAATCTCCTTATTCAGGATGAAGATTTTATCATTCAGCCTTTCCTCCCAGAGATCCTGGAAAGCGGTGAATGGTCATTTATTTTTTTTAATGGCGTGTATAGTCATTCTTTAATCAAGCAGGCTAAACCTGGCGATTTCAGGGTGCAACCGGCACATGGCGGATCTGTGCATCCCCAAACACCTGGTGAAGAACTTATTACTACCGCGCAGCAATATGTTAATTCATTCGCTAAAAACTGTCTCTATGCCCGTGTTGATGGCACTTTTGTAAATGGAGAATTTTTATTGATGGAGCTGGAGCTGATTGAGCCATTTTTGTTCTTAAATACCGATCCTCAAAATTATGAGCGGTATTATCAGGCATTACTGGAGTTGATGTAA
- a CDS encoding ATP-dependent Clp protease ATP-binding subunit, with protein MEAKFSPQVKDVISFSREEALRLGHDYIGTEHLLLGLIREGDGMAIKILRSLGVDTGKLRRSIEDAVRGTSSVTVNLGNIPLTKQAEKVLKITYLEAKIFKSDLIGTEHLLLSVLRDDDNIASQILLQYGVTYDVFKQEVEVNKNGFRDDISNSASTGGDDDYREEESFSTPKKVSDIKSKTPVLDNFGRDLTKAAEEGRLDPIVGREKEIERVSQILSRRKKNNPILIGEPGVGKSAIAEGLALRIVQRKVSRVLFGKRVVTLDLASLVAGTKYRGQFEERMKAVMNELEKSTDVILFIDEIHTIVGAGGASGSLDASNMFKPALARGEIQCIGATTLDEYRQYIEKDGALDRRFQKVMVEPATPDETVEILTRIKDKYEEHHGVTYTDEAILACVTLTSRYISDRFLPDKAIDALDEAGSRVHLTNIHVPQNIIDIEAKIEDIKLEKNKVVRSQKYEEAAKLRDTEKNLIEELDKAKAEWEAETKTKRYEVSEDNVAEVVSMMTGIPVQRVGQTDSAKLLNMYDKVAEKIIGQDDAIKKLTKAIQRTRAGLKDPKKPIGSFIFLGPTGVGKTELAKELARFMFDSDDSLIQIDMSEYMEKFAVSRLVGAPPGYVGYEEGGQLTEKVRRKPYAVILLDEIEKAHPDVFNILLQVLDEGQLTDSLGRKVDFRNTIIIMTSNIGARQLKDFGQGVGFSTSAKTNQADSHSRGVIESALKRAFAPEFLNRVDDVVVFNSLGKEEIFRIIDIELKALFGRVHTLGYEIALTDNAKEYIADKGFDSNFGARPLKRAIQKYLEDPIAEEILKGELTEGDVLEIDYDKTTELISINHKKGEKKKEEPKQEEDSSSK; from the coding sequence ATGGAAGCAAAATTTTCACCACAGGTTAAAGATGTAATCTCTTTTAGTAGGGAGGAAGCGCTCCGCTTAGGGCACGATTACATCGGAACCGAGCATTTATTATTGGGCCTCATCCGCGAAGGCGATGGCATGGCTATAAAAATTTTACGATCGTTAGGGGTTGATACAGGTAAATTGCGCCGCTCAATTGAAGATGCCGTTCGCGGTACTTCGAGTGTTACAGTAAACTTAGGCAATATTCCATTAACAAAACAGGCAGAAAAAGTTTTAAAAATTACTTACTTAGAAGCTAAAATATTTAAGAGCGATTTAATTGGTACCGAACATCTGCTGTTATCGGTTTTGAGAGATGATGATAATATCGCCTCACAAATCTTATTGCAGTATGGCGTTACTTACGATGTTTTTAAACAGGAGGTAGAAGTGAATAAAAATGGTTTCAGAGATGATATCTCAAATAGCGCTTCTACAGGAGGCGATGATGATTATCGCGAAGAGGAAAGCTTTAGTACACCTAAAAAGGTTTCAGATATAAAATCTAAGACCCCTGTTCTGGATAATTTCGGTCGGGATTTGACAAAAGCTGCAGAAGAAGGTCGTCTAGACCCAATTGTAGGTCGCGAGAAAGAAATTGAACGCGTATCGCAGATTTTATCCCGTAGAAAAAAGAATAACCCGATTTTGATTGGAGAGCCAGGTGTTGGTAAATCGGCAATTGCTGAAGGTTTGGCCTTACGCATTGTACAACGTAAAGTTTCGCGTGTGCTTTTTGGCAAACGTGTGGTTACGTTAGATTTGGCATCGCTGGTGGCCGGTACAAAATACCGTGGCCAGTTCGAAGAGCGTATGAAAGCGGTGATGAACGAGCTTGAAAAATCTACAGATGTAATTCTGTTTATTGATGAGATCCACACCATTGTTGGTGCTGGTGGCGCATCAGGTTCTTTAGATGCATCGAATATGTTCAAACCTGCTTTGGCAAGGGGAGAAATTCAATGTATCGGTGCTACAACATTAGACGAATACCGTCAGTACATTGAAAAAGATGGTGCTTTAGACCGTCGTTTTCAAAAAGTGATGGTTGAGCCTGCTACACCGGATGAAACTGTGGAGATTTTAACCCGTATTAAAGATAAATACGAAGAACACCATGGTGTAACGTATACCGACGAAGCTATTTTAGCTTGTGTTACTTTAACATCGCGCTATATTTCAGATCGTTTCTTGCCAGATAAAGCCATTGATGCTTTAGATGAGGCAGGTTCGCGTGTTCACTTAACCAACATCCACGTTCCGCAGAATATTATTGATATCGAAGCTAAAATTGAAGATATCAAATTAGAAAAAAACAAGGTTGTACGTAGCCAGAAGTATGAAGAAGCTGCAAAACTGCGCGATACAGAGAAAAATTTAATTGAAGAATTGGATAAAGCTAAAGCGGAGTGGGAAGCGGAAACCAAAACCAAGCGCTACGAAGTATCAGAAGATAATGTAGCCGAAGTGGTTTCGATGATGACGGGGATTCCGGTACAGCGTGTAGGGCAAACGGACAGTGCAAAACTGTTGAACATGTACGATAAAGTGGCTGAGAAAATTATCGGTCAGGATGATGCGATCAAGAAATTGACCAAAGCGATCCAACGTACAAGAGCTGGATTAAAAGACCCTAAAAAACCGATCGGTTCATTTATTTTCTTAGGTCCAACTGGAGTAGGTAAAACCGAATTGGCTAAAGAACTGGCCCGTTTCATGTTCGATAGTGATGATTCTCTGATCCAGATCGACATGAGTGAGTATATGGAGAAATTTGCAGTATCACGTTTAGTAGGGGCGCCTCCAGGATACGTAGGTTACGAAGAGGGTGGACAATTAACCGAAAAAGTTAGAAGAAAACCTTATGCAGTTATTTTACTGGATGAGATTGAAAAAGCACACCCAGACGTATTTAATATCTTATTACAGGTTTTGGATGAAGGACAGCTAACTGATAGTTTAGGACGTAAAGTTGATTTTAGGAATACAATCATCATCATGACTTCTAATATTGGTGCCCGTCAACTTAAGGATTTTGGTCAAGGTGTGGGTTTCTCTACTTCCGCAAAAACAAACCAGGCAGATTCTCACAGTCGTGGTGTAATCGAAAGTGCATTAAAACGTGCTTTTGCGCCGGAGTTCTTAAACCGTGTTGATGATGTAGTGGTATTCAATAGCTTAGGTAAAGAAGAAATTTTCAGGATCATCGATATCGAGTTAAAAGCATTATTCGGCCGCGTGCATACACTTGGTTATGAAATTGCATTAACTGACAACGCTAAAGAATACATTGCAGATAAAGGTTTCGATAGTAATTTTGGAGCACGTCCGTTAAAAAGGGCGATTCAGAAATATTTAGAAGATCCGATTGCTGAAGAGATTCTTAAAGGCGAATTAACAGAAGGAGATGTTTTAGAAATTGATTACGATAAAACTACCGAACTGATTTCGATCAACCACAAAAAGGGTGAGAAGAAAAAAGAAGAACCGAAACAAGAAGAAGATTCTTCGAGTAAATAA
- a CDS encoding PorP/SprF family type IX secretion system membrane protein has product MKTIILILATLIGVSKVKAQTNPLLNQYFNNTYLANPAMAGLAGGATADLTFRSQWNNIPGAPMVQNLSATYGWERVGVGLNMNLDKAGLQRQTRILASYAYHLPLNESAKLHFGLSAGFMNQRVDMQDLIGNPNDPQVGTYNSDHRTYFDGDFGVGLTSKRFNADFALVNLKNYFNRDNLKLINTPAVYASAGYRIDIGESLFQPKVAYRSFTGIADIVDIGGQLGVANQQLLFTAMYHTSKAASFGVGLHYKKKYMINTAYTTQTGNLSGYTAGNFEINLGINW; this is encoded by the coding sequence ATGAAAACAATAATATTAATACTGGCTACTCTTATCGGTGTTTCAAAGGTAAAAGCTCAGACTAATCCATTATTAAATCAATATTTTAACAACACTTATCTTGCTAACCCGGCCATGGCAGGGTTGGCAGGAGGTGCAACTGCAGACCTGACCTTCCGTTCACAATGGAATAATATTCCCGGTGCACCTATGGTACAAAACCTGAGTGCCACTTACGGATGGGAAAGAGTAGGGGTAGGATTAAACATGAATCTGGATAAAGCCGGTTTACAAAGGCAAACGAGAATTCTGGCAAGTTATGCCTATCATCTTCCGCTTAATGAATCTGCAAAATTGCATTTTGGTTTGTCTGCTGGTTTTATGAATCAGCGGGTGGATATGCAAGACCTTATAGGAAATCCAAATGACCCACAGGTTGGCACCTATAACAGCGACCACAGGACGTATTTCGACGGTGATTTTGGAGTTGGACTAACCTCAAAGCGCTTTAATGCAGATTTTGCATTAGTGAACCTTAAAAATTATTTTAATAGAGACAACTTAAAACTAATTAATACCCCTGCTGTATATGCATCTGCAGGTTACAGAATTGATATTGGAGAAAGCTTGTTTCAACCTAAAGTAGCTTACCGTTCTTTTACGGGAATCGCTGATATTGTTGATATCGGCGGACAACTTGGAGTTGCCAATCAACAGTTATTATTTACAGCCATGTATCATACCAGTAAGGCTGCAAGTTTTGGTGTTGGGTTGCATTATAAGAAAAAATATATGATTAATACCGCGTATACCACACAAACTGGTAATTTAAGTGGTTACACGGCAGGAAACTTTGAGATTAACCTCGGTATCAATTGGTAG